Genomic segment of Cronobacter dublinensis subsp. dublinensis LMG 23823:
ATCCTGGACTACGCCCGCATCGGGTCCAGAATTATGTCACTGTATAACAAGACGAAGAAAGGTCTTCGTCGTGCACAACCCAAGGAGATGGAAATGAAAAAACAGCTTATCGCTCTGTGTATCGCCGCGTCCGCGCTGTCCGCTATGCCCGTCATGGCGCAGGAAGGCGGCTTCTCAGGCCCGGATAACAGCGCCAGCGCTAACGCCGCCAAAGGCGGTTTTCAGGGGCCGGATGCCGCCAGCACGACCGTTAACGAAGCGAAAAATCTGCGCGACGACGCGTGGGTGGTGCTGGAAGGCAATATCGTTCGTAAGCTCGGCA
This window contains:
- a CDS encoding YgiW/YdeI family stress tolerance OB fold protein; its protein translation is MKKQLIALCIAASALSAMPVMAQEGGFSGPDNSASANAAKGGFQGPDAASTTVNEAKNLRDDAWVVLEGNIVRKLGKELYEFRDKSGSINVDIDDHVWNGATVTPKDKVRLEGEVDKDWNSVEIDVKKLTKG